Proteins co-encoded in one Papaver somniferum cultivar HN1 chromosome 5, ASM357369v1, whole genome shotgun sequence genomic window:
- the LOC113281255 gene encoding DNA replication licensing factor MCM2-like encodes MADNSDNPSTPGSAGFSTDRLPPNSETTYSDEEAEVDPRIVPDEPEGENLEEEEDGEDLYNDNFMDDYQPMGEHDQYERVGLDDSMEDERDLDQIMEDRRAAEVELDVRDGDGEDGEDGRRTNRKLPRILHDQDTDEDISYRRTKRSRARPPEPRSYDDDGTPSSPGRSQGGGHSRDDIPMTDQTDDEPYEDDDDDEGEFEMYRVQGILREWVTRDEVRRLIAKKFKEFLLTYENSRNQQGDFEYIRLVNEMVSANKCSLEIDYKQFIYVHPNIAIWLADAPQSVLEVMEDVAKSVVFNLHPNYKNIHQKIYVRITNLPVYDQIRNIRQIHLNTMIRIGGVVTRRSGVFPQLQQVKYDCSKCGSVLGPFFQNSYSEVKVGSCPECQSKGPFTVNIEQTVYRNYQKLTLQESPGIVPAGRLPRYKEVILLNDLIDCARPGEEIEVTGVYTNNFDLSLNTKNGFPVFATVVEANYVTKKQDLFSAYKLTQEDKDEIEKLAKDPRIGERIVKSIAPSIYGHEDIKMALALAMFGGQEKNVEGKHRLRGDINVLLLGDPGTAKSQFLKYAEKTGQRAVYTTGKGASAVGLTAAVHKDPITREWTLEGGALVLADRGICLIDEFDKMNDQDRVSIHEAMEQQSISISKAGIVTSLQARCSVIAAANPIGGRYDSSKTFSQNVELTDPIISRFDVLCVVKDVVDPVLDEMLAEFVVESHSKSRAKGANLDDMPVSNSQADPDASAEPVDPEILSQDMLKKYITYAKLNVFPRLHDADLNKVTEVYAELRRESSHGQGVPIAVRHIESMIRMSEAHARMHLRQHVKQDDVDMAIRVLLDSFISTQKFGVQRALQQSFKKYMTFKKDHNGILIHMLRELVKDALHFEELVNGSTAGLTQIEVKVEELQSKARDYEIYDLKPFFSSPQFSTANFHLDEERGVIKHHLAG; translated from the exons atggcggatAACTCGGATAACCCATCAACTCCAGGTTCTGCTGGGTTCAGCACAGATCGACTTCCGCCGAATTCTGAAACCACCTATTCCGACGAAGAAGCCGAAGTCGATCCTAGAATCGTCCCAGATGAACCAGAGGGAGAAAatctcgaagaagaagaagatggagaggaTCTTTATAACGATAACTTCATGGA TGATTATCAACCCATGGGTGAACATGATCAGTATGAACGTGTGGGACTTGATGATTCGATGGAAGATGAGAGAGATTTGGATCAGATTATGGAGGATAGAAGAGCTGCTGAAGTTGAACTTGATGTTAGAGATGGAGATGGTGAGGATGGTGAAGATGGGCGTAGAACTAATCGGAAGCTTCCTCGTATTCTACATGACCAAG ACACAGACGAGGATATTAGTTATAGACGTACAAAGAGGTCCAGAGCCAGGCCTCCAGAACCTAGAAGCTATGATGATGACGGTACACCAAGTTCACCTGGAAGATCTCAAGGTGGTGGACACTCAAGAGATGATATACCAATGACTGATCAGACAGATGACGAGCCATATGAG gatgatgatgacgatgaaggTGAATTCGAGATGTATCGAGTCCAAGGGATACTGAGGGAGTGGGTTACTCGAGATGAAGTGCGTCGTTTAATAGCTAAGAAATTTAAAGAGTTTTTGCTGACATATGAGAACTCAAGAAATCAGCAAGGAGACTTTGAGTACATCCGACTTGTAAATGAGATGGTATCAG CTAATAAATGCAGCTTGGAGATCGATTACAAGCAATTCATTTATGTTCATCCCAACATTGCCATCTGGCTTGCTGATGCACCTCAGTCTGTTCTTGAGGTTATGGAAGATGTTGCTAAGAGCGTTGTTTTTAATCTACATCCGAACTACAAGAATATTCATCAAAAGATATATGTGCGGATAACCAACTTACCAGTCTATGATCAGATACGTAACATAAG GCAGATCCATTTGAACACCATGATCCGTATTGGAGGAGTTGTAACACGAAGATCCGGTGTTTTTCCCCAGCTGCAGCAAGTGAAGTATGATTGCAGTAAATGTGGGTCGGTTCTTGGACCATTTTTCCAGAATTCATATTCAGAGGTGAAAGTAGGGTCATGCCCTGAATGCCAATCAAAAGGACCGTTCACCGTCAATATCGAGCAG ACAGTCTATAGAAACTACCAGAAGCTTACACTTCAAGAGAGTCCAGGGATTGTTCCGGCTGGTCGGCTTCCAAGATACAAAGAAGTGATACTCTTAAACGATCTTATAGATTGTGCTCGCCCTGGAGAAGAAATT GAGGTCACCGGTGTATATACAAATAATTTTGATTTATCTTTGAACACAAAAAATGGCTTTCCTGTTTTTGCCACCGTTGTTGAAGCAAACTATGTCACCAAGAAGCAAGATCTTTTTTCTGCTTACAAACTTACCCAGGAAGACAAAGATGAAATTGAGAAGCTGGCCAAGGATCCCAGGATCGGGGAAAGG ATCGTTAAGTCCATTGCACCATCAATTTATGGGCACGAGGACATTAAAATGGCGCTTGCTCTTGCAATGTTTGGAGGCCAAGAGAAGAATGTTGAAGGTAAACATAGATTACGAGGGGACATAAACGTACTCCTCCTTGGTGACCCCGGAACTGCGAAATCACAATTTCTCAA GTATGCTGAGAAAACAGGGCAGAGAGCTGTTTACACAACTGGTAAAGGAGCTTCTGCTGTTGGGCTCACAGCAGCAGTGCACAAGGACCCTATAACACGAGAATGGACACTTGAGGGAGGGGCTCTTGTCCTTGCTGATAGAGGGATTTGTCTCATTGACGAGTTTGACAAGATGAATGATCAGGATAG GGTGAGTATCCATGAAGCCATGGAGCAGCAAAGTATTAGCATATCAAAGGCTGGAATCGTCACTTCTCTCCAGGCTCGCTGCTCTGTCATTGCTGCTGCAAATCCGATTGGAGGAAG ATATGATTCTTCCAAGACCTTTTCGCAAAATGTTGAATTGACAGATCCTATCATCTCTCGTTTCGATGTCCTCTGCGTTGTTAAG GACGTGGTTGATCCAGTGTTGGATGAGATGCTTGCTGAATTTGTTGTTGAAAGCCATTCCAAGTCACGGGCCAAGGGTGCTAACTTGGATGATATGCCTGTGAGCAATTCCCAAGCAGATCCTGATGCATCTGCTGAACCAGTTGATCCTGAG ATACTTTCTCAAGATATGCTTAAGAAGTATATAACCTATGCCAAGTTGAACGTGTTCCCAAGGTTGCATGATGCTGACTTGAACAAGGTCACAGAAGTTTATGCTGAACTGCGTAGAGAGTCATCG CATGGACAAGGAGTTCCAATAGCAGTGAGGCATATAGAGTCGATGATAAGAATGTCTGAGGCACACGCAAGAATGCACCTAAGACAGCATGTGAAACAGGATGACGTGGACATGGCAATTAGAGTTCTACTTGATTCCTTCATTTCAACACAAAAGTTCGGGGTCCAGAGAGCTTTACAGCAG AGTTTCAAAAAGTACATGACATTTAAGAAGGATCACAATGGTATTCTCATCCACATGCTGCGTGAGCTGGTGAAGGATGCATTGCACTTTGAAGAACTTGTAAATGGGTCTACTGCTGGACTTACCCAGATTGAAGTCAAGGTGGAGGAGTTGCAAAGCAAG GCACGGGATTACGAAATATATGACCTGAAGCCCTTCTTCAGCAGTCCCCAATTCTCTACAGCCAACTTCCACTTAGATGAAGAAAGGGGCGTGATAAAACATCATCTTGCAGGATGA